A DNA window from Paraclostridium bifermentans contains the following coding sequences:
- a CDS encoding DEAD/DEAH box helicase, whose product MSGKKLNLKWVSDEIGNDYKEWKRGDIITINAQTGTGKTFFIKNVLIPHMAYEKMLIVANRVNLKRQLKKDLCKYYNKPLPTDLSDLDNLNVIGDVTIMSYQQLGNIIHDSNYGKEKLDLSMYDYIICDEAHFFMTDAGFNNKCDLVFFELVRKKHDAIKIFISATMDEIYPTIQAGAEDTNSNLIGKKYNTGVDYSYVNTKYFRNLNDIAKLIKNDKTDEKWLIFVKSKDDGEKLENQLKDICSCEFITRETNIKKSENLRNIISDSNFVSKVLITTKVMDNGINIDDDKLKNMVIMTYDNVSFIQMLGRLRVDIENAPRLNLFIPLFNRSNFNPLITKIYEPRIEMIKLFEKERTEFNRIYDRSDKLPSSIFIKINGAVDINILGRVRLDNDYEFVKNIDGKLKNDEFAYIKQQLKWIGLENEFNKENLIEHVVDKKVKIELGEFLETACNDDARFSKDILKNTMLNIINKDNNLMVKFNKLDGGNKRDKGMKKINELLISENYDYIVGSKRETINGVRDYYWRVLRNI is encoded by the coding sequence ATGAGTGGAAAAAAATTAAATTTAAAATGGGTAAGTGATGAGATAGGAAATGATTATAAAGAATGGAAACGTGGAGATATCATAACTATAAATGCCCAAACAGGTACAGGTAAGACGTTTTTTATTAAGAATGTATTAATACCACATATGGCTTATGAGAAAATGCTTATAGTAGCTAACAGGGTTAATTTAAAAAGACAGTTAAAGAAAGACTTATGTAAATATTATAACAAGCCGCTACCAACAGATCTATCAGACCTAGATAATCTAAATGTTATAGGAGATGTTACTATAATGAGTTATCAGCAACTAGGTAATATTATACATGATTCTAATTATGGTAAAGAAAAACTTGATTTAAGTATGTATGATTATATAATATGTGACGAGGCTCATTTCTTTATGACTGATGCTGGATTTAATAATAAATGCGATTTAGTATTTTTTGAGTTAGTAAGAAAAAAACATGATGCAATTAAGATATTTATATCAGCAACAATGGATGAAATTTATCCAACTATTCAAGCTGGGGCAGAGGATACAAATAGCAATTTAATTGGAAAAAAATATAATACAGGTGTAGATTACAGTTATGTAAATACTAAATACTTTAGAAATTTAAATGATATAGCTAAACTTATAAAAAATGATAAAACAGATGAAAAGTGGCTAATATTTGTTAAAAGTAAAGACGATGGTGAAAAATTAGAAAACCAATTAAAAGATATATGTTCATGTGAATTTATAACAAGAGAAACAAATATAAAGAAATCTGAAAATTTAAGAAATATAATATCTGATAGTAATTTTGTTAGTAAAGTGTTAATTACCACTAAAGTTATGGATAATGGTATAAATATTGATGATGATAAGTTAAAGAATATGGTCATAATGACTTATGACAATGTAAGCTTCATACAGATGTTAGGAAGGTTAAGAGTTGATATAGAAAATGCACCACGACTTAACTTATTTATTCCTTTATTTAATAGATCTAACTTTAATCCTTTAATAACCAAAATATATGAACCTAGAATAGAAATGATAAAATTATTTGAAAAAGAGAGAACTGAGTTTAATAGAATATATGATAGGTCGGATAAGTTACCATCTAGTATATTTATAAAAATTAATGGTGCTGTAGATATTAATATATTAGGGAGAGTAAGATTAGATAATGATTATGAATTTGTTAAAAATATAGATGGAAAATTAAAAAATGATGAGTTTGCCTATATTAAACAACAATTAAAATGGATTGGACTTGAGAATGAATTTAATAAAGAAAATTTAATAGAACATGTTGTTGACAAAAAAGTAAAAATTGAATTAGGGGAATTCTTAGAAACTGCATGTAATGATGATGCAAGATTCAGTAAAGATATATTAAAAAATACCATGTTAAATATAATAAATAAAGATAATAACCTAATGGTAAAATTCAACAAACTAGATGGTGGGAATAAAAGAGATAAAGGAATGAAAAAAATCAACGAATTACTTATTAGTGAAAACTATGATTATATTGTTGGAAGTAAGAGAGAAACTATAAATGGTGTAAGGGATTATTATTGGAGAGTATTAAGAAATATATAG
- a CDS encoding tyrosine-type recombinase/integrase, which yields MKGSVRKRDSGKWEYYFDMGIIDGKRKKKTKGGFKTKSEATKALREAISLYEQGLVTDNKVPYYSDYLDYFYDNCIMLNTKYSTQYLYKKIIDIHIKEDLGFYKLNKLNSSILQNYLNKKYNEGYSKNYLISIKNLLNMSLRHACKVNKYIPYNPVSDVSVNFKFHNKHMEIISIDDFKCIINDIRHKDYYYIPLSIGFYTGMRCGEILALKWDNVDLENGIIHVKYTLTTKPSGEYFLTDPKTKNSIRSIYIGETLCNILKNYKDRQLSEYGSKEFVCCSIKGNVMTRKNMGYLNKYIKNNLNIKFNFHMLRHLHATLLLESGANIKSISERLGHSSTQITLDTYTHNTLKLEKETVDLFERYTV from the coding sequence ATGAAAGGAAGTGTTAGAAAGAGAGACTCAGGAAAATGGGAATACTATTTTGACATGGGCATTATTGATGGTAAGCGTAAGAAGAAAACTAAAGGCGGTTTTAAAACTAAATCCGAAGCGACAAAAGCATTGAGAGAAGCTATATCTTTATACGAGCAAGGGTTAGTTACTGACAATAAAGTGCCTTATTATAGTGACTATTTAGATTATTTCTATGATAATTGTATAATGCTTAACACTAAATATAGCACTCAATACTTATATAAAAAAATTATAGACATACACATAAAAGAAGACTTAGGTTTTTACAAGTTAAATAAATTAAACTCTTCTATATTACAAAATTATTTGAACAAAAAATATAATGAAGGTTATAGTAAAAACTATCTTATTTCTATTAAGAATCTTTTAAATATGTCTTTACGACACGCATGCAAAGTTAATAAGTATATACCCTATAATCCAGTTTCAGATGTTTCAGTTAATTTTAAGTTCCATAATAAACATATGGAAATAATATCTATTGATGATTTTAAATGTATAATTAATGACATTAGACATAAAGACTATTATTATATTCCTCTATCAATAGGATTTTATACTGGTATGAGGTGCGGTGAAATACTAGCTTTAAAATGGGATAATGTTGATTTAGAAAATGGAATAATACACGTAAAGTACACATTAACAACTAAGCCATCAGGAGAATATTTTTTAACTGACCCAAAAACTAAAAACTCAATTAGAAGTATCTATATAGGTGAAACTTTATGCAATATATTAAAAAACTATAAAGATAGACAATTATCAGAATATGGTTCTAAAGAGTTTGTATGCTGTAGTATAAAGGGTAATGTTATGACTAGAAAGAATATGGGATATTTGAATAAATATATCAAAAACAATTTAAATATTAAATTTAACTTTCATATGCTTAGACACCTGCACGCCACCTTACTTTTAGAAAGTGGTGCAAATATAAAATCCATTTCAGAGAGATTAGGGCATTCTAGCACCCAAATAACACTAGATACCTATACTCATAATACGTTAAAGCTAGAAAAAGAAACTGTTGATTTATTTGAAAGATATACAGTATAA
- a CDS encoding YfcC family protein has protein sequence MKNKKKFSFPTAYTVILIVMLVVMGLTYIIPSGKYAKLSYDTNSSKFIVELPNGESNQYAGTQETLNKLGVNVNLKQFTSGAISKPVAIPNTYEKLAKEKTTIFGAITTFLKAPIQGLYDSIDIIAFVLVIGGLVGVINSTGAFTAGINALSKALKGKEKWMIVIIASLVALGGTTFGLAEETIAFYPIVVPIFIAAGYDAIVAIATIFLGSCIGTMAATVNPFSTIIASNIAGVSFTQGMPLRILALVIALVVTLIYIIKYGEKVKKDPTKSLIYAQKEEIEKRFLASESGDVEVEFTFRKKLMLLIFGLSFIVMIYGVKELGWWFMEMTALFFAVTFIMVPLSKQKESEFVSNFVQGAADLLGVALIVALARGVTIIMDGGLISDTILYSLSTVVSSMGGIAFSGVMYLVYIVLGFFINSSSGLAVLSMPIMAPLADVVGVNRDIIVTAYMFGQGLIGIITPTGLILASLAMVNVTYDKWLKFVMPLVGIIMVLSIALLCIGSFI, from the coding sequence ATGAAGAACAAGAAAAAGTTTTCATTTCCTACAGCGTATACTGTAATTCTAATTGTAATGCTTGTAGTTATGGGGTTAACTTACATAATACCATCAGGAAAATATGCAAAACTTAGCTATGACACTAATAGCTCAAAATTTATTGTAGAGCTTCCAAATGGAGAGTCTAATCAATATGCTGGAACTCAGGAAACACTAAATAAATTAGGAGTAAATGTAAACTTAAAACAGTTTACTAGTGGGGCTATCTCAAAGCCAGTTGCAATACCAAATACATATGAAAAATTAGCTAAAGAAAAAACAACAATATTTGGGGCTATAACAACATTTTTAAAAGCTCCGATACAAGGATTATATGATTCTATTGATATAATAGCTTTCGTATTAGTTATAGGGGGATTAGTTGGAGTTATAAATAGTACAGGAGCATTTACAGCAGGGATAAATGCACTATCTAAAGCATTAAAAGGAAAAGAAAAATGGATGATTGTAATTATAGCATCTCTTGTTGCTCTAGGAGGGACTACATTTGGATTGGCAGAAGAAACAATAGCCTTTTATCCTATAGTAGTACCTATATTCATAGCTGCTGGATATGATGCTATAGTTGCCATCGCTACAATTTTCTTAGGGTCATGTATAGGGACAATGGCAGCTACAGTAAATCCATTCTCAACTATAATAGCTTCTAATATAGCAGGTGTAAGTTTTACACAAGGTATGCCTCTTAGAATTTTAGCATTAGTTATAGCTCTTGTAGTTACTTTAATATACATAATCAAATATGGGGAAAAAGTAAAAAAAGATCCTACAAAATCTTTAATCTATGCTCAAAAAGAGGAAATAGAGAAAAGGTTTTTAGCTAGTGAAAGTGGAGATGTTGAAGTAGAATTTACATTTAGAAAAAAATTAATGTTATTAATATTTGGTTTATCTTTCATAGTAATGATTTATGGAGTTAAAGAATTAGGATGGTGGTTCATGGAAATGACAGCACTATTCTTTGCAGTAACATTTATAATGGTTCCATTATCAAAACAAAAAGAAAGTGAATTTGTATCAAACTTCGTACAAGGAGCAGCTGATTTATTAGGAGTAGCACTTATTGTAGCACTTGCTAGAGGAGTTACAATTATAATGGACGGAGGACTTATAAGTGATACTATATTATATTCATTAAGTACTGTCGTATCAAGTATGGGTGGAATAGCATTCTCTGGAGTAATGTATTTAGTTTATATAGTATTAGGATTCTTTATAAATTCATCTTCAGGACTTGCGGTTTTATCAATGCCTATAATGGCACCTTTAGCTGATGTAGTAGGTGTTAACAGAGATATAATAGTAACAGCTTATATGTTTGGTCAAGGTTTAATTGGTATAATAACACCAACTGGTTTAATATTAGCATCACTTGCTATGGTAAATGTAACTTATGACAAATGGTTGAAGTTTGTTATGCCGCTTGTTGGAATAATAATGGTACTATCAATAGCATTGCTTTGTATAGGGTCATTTATATAA
- a CDS encoding sporulation protein, producing the protein MSSSNEIKLKTFINSREIYPDKDIEGVCVLSGLDLNKKLHNIKIYIKTNYIKDKYKNIGGKKVVLQKVEIDLDKSIIEGGLVKVPFKFKVNRKVPVSIHKSHIWIKTCLKENGKNKLEEKYYIDILPPKYIENTIDIIENLGFSLIEVENKYTENKYDNLPFIQCFKFRRLKENLNQNEDDIEIFFKQKNECIEVYLNQNIKVTFEYKYINDLNYLTNKIYSVIKFKI; encoded by the coding sequence ATGAGTAGTTCAAATGAAATTAAATTAAAAACATTTATAAACTCAAGAGAAATATATCCAGATAAAGATATAGAAGGAGTTTGTGTTTTAAGTGGTTTGGATTTAAATAAAAAATTACATAATATAAAAATATATATAAAAACTAATTATATTAAAGATAAATATAAAAATATAGGCGGAAAAAAAGTAGTTTTGCAAAAGGTAGAAATAGATTTAGATAAAAGTATAATTGAGGGTGGATTAGTAAAAGTTCCATTTAAATTTAAGGTAAATAGAAAAGTTCCAGTGTCCATACACAAAAGTCATATATGGATAAAGACATGTTTAAAAGAAAACGGTAAAAATAAATTAGAAGAAAAATATTATATAGATATATTACCTCCAAAATACATAGAAAATACAATTGATATTATAGAAAATTTAGGGTTTTCTTTAATAGAAGTAGAAAATAAATATACAGAAAATAAATATGATAATTTACCATTTATTCAGTGCTTTAAATTCAGAAGATTGAAAGAAAATTTGAATCAAAATGAAGACGATATTGAAATTTTTTTTAAGCAAAAAAATGAGTGTATAGAAGTATATTTAAATCAAAATATAAAAGTTACATTTGAATATAAATATATAAATGATTTAAATTATTTAACTAATAAAATATATTCTGTTATTAAATTTAAAATTTAG
- a CDS encoding S41 family peptidase: MKKKLLFLIVVFGSIVIFGNKVYSKSDQLSTTEKVSDFKYMYNTIKEGYPYLDVNTRLSGKDWISNKNTYIKRIKNTKNDDEFVAEMSDILSELGNKHTEVINNKKRYEMFKKAYSKNNWYDFLNDKKVIERYDNIKPEVKICDGAFLKKELVLQDAVNSSVGYMYLPSMAPQHGSMKNDLNMIGDYIKTISNYKALIIDIRGNKGGSDSYWQGIVSKLINDDIKISGYRAYRNKSELIKNYTDERKIKLNPIDKLPHSIRKNSPQEVFNKFDGFENTSYTIKASKNLNFKGNIYLLTDKKVYSSSEFFAMFCKESKFATLIGGTTGGDGGGLDPALFELKNSGLIVRMASGMYLNKDGICDEEVKTIPDFEINNCERTKNLKDDKCINKVLELEHIN; the protein is encoded by the coding sequence ATGAAAAAAAAATTATTATTTTTAATAGTTGTTTTTGGATCTATAGTTATCTTTGGAAATAAGGTATATAGTAAATCGGATCAATTATCTACAACTGAGAAAGTAAGTGATTTTAAGTATATGTATAATACAATAAAAGAAGGATATCCATATTTAGATGTAAATACCAGATTAAGTGGAAAAGACTGGATATCTAACAAGAATACATATATAAAGAGAATTAAAAATACTAAAAATGATGATGAATTTGTAGCTGAGATGTCGGATATATTATCAGAATTAGGAAATAAGCATACCGAGGTAATAAATAATAAAAAAAGATATGAAATGTTTAAAAAAGCATATTCGAAAAATAATTGGTATGATTTTCTTAATGATAAAAAAGTTATAGAAAGATACGATAATATAAAACCAGAAGTTAAAATTTGTGATGGTGCTTTTTTAAAAAAAGAATTAGTTTTACAAGATGCGGTAAATAGTAGTGTTGGATATATGTATTTACCATCTATGGCACCACAACATGGTTCTATGAAAAATGATTTAAATATGATTGGAGATTATATAAAAACAATATCCAATTACAAGGCTTTAATTATAGATATAAGAGGAAATAAAGGTGGGAGCGATAGTTATTGGCAAGGAATTGTTTCTAAGCTTATAAATGATGATATTAAAATAAGTGGTTACAGAGCTTATAGAAATAAAAGTGAATTAATAAAAAATTATACGGATGAAAGAAAAATAAAATTAAATCCTATTGATAAATTACCTCATAGTATAAGAAAAAATTCGCCACAAGAAGTTTTTAATAAATTCGATGGATTTGAAAATACGTCTTACACAATAAAAGCTAGTAAAAATTTAAATTTTAAAGGTAATATATATTTACTTACGGATAAAAAGGTATATTCATCATCAGAATTCTTTGCTATGTTTTGTAAAGAATCTAAATTTGCAACTTTGATAGGAGGCACCACTGGAGGCGATGGGGGTGGATTAGATCCTGCTTTGTTTGAATTAAAAAATAGTGGCTTGATAGTTAGAATGGCTAGTGGAATGTATTTAAATAAAGATGGAATATGTGATGAGGAAGTGAAAACTATACCTGATTTTGAAATAAATAACTGTGAAAGAACTAAAAATTTAAAAGATGACAAATGCATAAATAAAGTTTTAGAATTAGAACATATAAATTAG
- the nhaA gene encoding Na+/H+ antiporter NhaA produces MCATIISITLANSPFSSVYHHLLGEFKFLGHFNIHMLVNDFLMAIFFLLVGLEIKHELLYGNLSSFKKASFPIFSALGGVIVPAIIFMVFNKGTQFEAGVGIPISTDIAFAVGIFMILKNKLNPALKIFLLSLAVVDDLISIFVIGFLYSSNINFKFLYLALFFTGILMYMNIRLRINKIYPYLIIGFFIWGLIYLSGVHATISGVLIAISIPSTKLRNEKKPISYKLEHKLSPLCNLFILPLFALANTAITLNLNIDISSSDTLIKGIIAGLSIGKPLGIMTFAFIATMLGLTEKPKGSTWLSIFSVSILAGVGFTMSIFISEIAFANNPEFISIAKISILLASLISIISTYIIATFASKNTSFNKNYTFKHKKTA; encoded by the coding sequence ATATGCGCAACTATAATTTCTATAACCTTAGCAAACAGTCCATTTTCATCTGTTTATCATCATCTATTGGGAGAATTTAAATTTTTAGGACACTTTAATATACATATGTTAGTAAATGATTTTTTAATGGCTATATTCTTTTTATTAGTAGGACTCGAAATAAAACATGAGTTACTATATGGAAATTTATCTAGCTTCAAAAAGGCTTCTTTTCCTATATTTTCAGCATTGGGTGGAGTTATTGTTCCAGCCATTATATTTATGGTATTTAATAAAGGTACTCAATTTGAAGCTGGTGTTGGAATTCCAATTTCAACTGATATAGCTTTTGCTGTAGGTATTTTTATGATACTAAAAAACAAATTAAATCCAGCTTTAAAAATATTCTTACTTTCTTTGGCTGTTGTAGATGATTTAATTTCTATATTTGTAATTGGATTTTTGTATTCTTCTAATATAAATTTCAAATTTTTATATTTAGCATTGTTTTTTACTGGTATTCTAATGTACATGAACATAAGACTTAGAATCAATAAAATTTATCCATATTTGATAATTGGATTTTTTATATGGGGACTTATATATTTAAGTGGTGTTCACGCTACTATAAGTGGTGTTTTAATTGCAATATCAATTCCATCTACTAAGCTTAGAAATGAAAAAAAACCTATTTCATATAAGTTAGAACATAAATTAAGTCCATTGTGCAATTTGTTTATACTACCACTATTCGCTTTAGCAAATACTGCAATAACCCTAAATTTAAATATAGATATTTCTAGTAGTGATACTTTAATCAAAGGAATTATAGCTGGACTATCAATAGGAAAACCGTTAGGTATAATGACATTTGCATTTATAGCAACAATGCTTGGTCTTACAGAAAAGCCTAAGGGCTCAACTTGGTTATCAATCTTCTCTGTATCAATACTTGCGGGGGTAGGCTTTACAATGTCTATATTCATCTCAGAAATAGCTTTTGCTAATAACCCTGAGTTTATAAGTATTGCTAAAATTTCTATATTGTTAGCATCCTTAATTTCAATAATTTCAACTTATATAATAGCTACTTTTGCTAGCAAAAACACTTCGTTTAACAAAAACTATACATTTAAACATAAAAAGACTGCTTAA
- the splB gene encoding spore photoproduct lyase, giving the protein MFNPRRVIFEKGSIDTYIGKKIYDMVKDNKNVEIIQLTSNRVKSNIPGGNLFEQYRSGKETLVVGKRSSLKFQTCKPSAHYQLPIVSGCMGRCEYCYLNTQLGDKPFVKVFVNMDDVLNQTKKYIDEREPEITIFEGAATSDPIPLEPYTNSLKLVIEFFGKEDKGRFRFVTKYSDIDSLLNINHNNHTEIRFSINTPKIIDSYEHYTASSNKRIEAAAKAAKAGYKIGFIIAPVFLYENWKDDYKKLIKHIKDTLPENYHETLTFEVISHRYTTKAKNRIIEIFPETTLPMVDDHRTFKYGQFGYGKYVYTKEQLLDMKEFFKENILNEFPKSEIKYII; this is encoded by the coding sequence ATGTTTAATCCTAGAAGAGTTATATTTGAAAAAGGCTCAATAGATACATACATTGGAAAAAAAATTTATGACATGGTGAAAGACAATAAAAATGTAGAAATTATACAATTAACATCAAATAGGGTAAAGAGCAACATTCCAGGAGGAAATTTATTTGAACAATACAGATCAGGAAAAGAAACTTTAGTTGTTGGAAAAAGAAGCAGCTTAAAGTTTCAAACATGTAAACCTTCAGCACACTATCAATTGCCAATTGTAAGTGGATGTATGGGTAGGTGTGAATATTGTTATTTAAATACACAATTAGGAGATAAACCATTTGTAAAAGTTTTTGTAAACATGGATGATGTATTAAATCAAACTAAAAAGTATATTGATGAAAGAGAGCCAGAGATAACTATATTCGAGGGAGCTGCAACGTCAGACCCAATTCCATTAGAACCTTATACAAATTCACTAAAGCTTGTAATAGAATTTTTTGGGAAAGAAGATAAAGGAAGGTTTAGATTTGTAACTAAATATAGCGATATAGACAGTCTTTTAAATATAAATCATAATAATCATACAGAAATAAGATTTAGTATAAACACGCCTAAAATAATAGATTCTTATGAGCATTATACGGCATCTTCTAATAAAAGAATTGAAGCTGCTGCAAAAGCAGCTAAAGCTGGGTATAAAATAGGATTTATAATTGCGCCAGTTTTTTTATACGAAAACTGGAAAGATGACTATAAAAAATTAATAAAACATATAAAAGATACATTACCTGAAAATTATCATGAAACACTTACTTTTGAAGTTATTTCTCATCGATATACGACTAAAGCAAAAAATAGAATAATAGAAATTTTTCCAGAAACTACTCTTCCAATGGTTGATGATCACAGAACGTTTAAATATGGGCAATTTGGATATGGCAAATACGTATACACAAAAGAACAGCTATTAGATATGAAAGAATTTTTTAAAGAGAACATACTAAATGAATTTCCTAAAAGCGAAATTAAGTATATTATATAG
- a CDS encoding small, acid-soluble spore protein, alpha/beta type: MSKTINSNAKQALNMFKMEIANELGYNYNMLSGKVESNAPQNTIEGISKNVLAGEQVGGAMTKSLVSKGEEILMKMNKEK, from the coding sequence ATGAGTAAAACAATAAACAGCAATGCAAAACAAGCTTTAAATATGTTTAAAATGGAAATAGCTAATGAACTTGGATATAACTATAATATGCTAAGTGGTAAAGTTGAAAGTAATGCACCTCAAAATACTATAGAAGGAATATCTAAAAATGTTCTTGCTGGAGAACAAGTTGGAGGAGCTATGACTAAATCATTAGTTTCTAAAGGTGAAGAAATTCTTATGAAAATGAACAAAGAAAAATAA
- the fsa gene encoding fructose-6-phosphate aldolase, with protein MKIFIDTANIDEIKEANTWGIIDGVTTNPSLIAKEGRDLQEVINEICSIVDGPISAEVISLECDKMVEEAMELVKLHKNIVIKIPMCIEGLKAVKILTEKGIKTNVTLIFSSQQALLAAKAGATYVSPFVGRLDDIGAIGVELISEIANIFEVHNMQTEIISASIRNPIHVSECAMAGSDIATIPFKVLEQMAKHPLTDIGIAKFLSDYEKQGK; from the coding sequence ATGAAAATATTTATAGATACAGCTAATATAGATGAGATAAAGGAAGCCAACACTTGGGGTATAATAGATGGTGTAACAACAAATCCATCTCTTATAGCTAAAGAAGGTAGAGATCTTCAAGAAGTTATAAATGAAATATGTAGTATAGTGGATGGACCTATAAGTGCAGAAGTAATAAGTTTAGAGTGTGATAAAATGGTCGAAGAAGCTATGGAATTAGTTAAATTACATAAAAATATAGTTATTAAAATACCTATGTGTATAGAAGGATTAAAGGCAGTTAAGATATTAACTGAAAAAGGAATAAAAACAAATGTTACATTAATATTCTCATCACAACAAGCATTACTTGCAGCTAAAGCAGGGGCAACTTATGTAAGTCCATTTGTAGGAAGATTAGATGATATAGGTGCTATAGGAGTAGAACTTATAAGTGAAATAGCAAACATATTTGAAGTCCATAATATGCAAACAGAAATAATTTCTGCAAGTATAAGAAATCCAATACATGTATCAGAGTGTGCTATGGCAGGATCTGATATAGCGACTATACCATTTAAAGTTTTAGAACAAATGGCTAAACATCCTTTAACAGACATAGGAATAGCTAAGTTTTTAAGTGACTATGAAAAACAAGGAAAATAA
- a CDS encoding NupC/NupG family nucleoside CNT transporter: MAIVLNIIGIALLLGGLYLVSPNKKDINKKMILKALGIQVVLAFLLLKFPLGRIGIEKISDVVTKVLSYGAQGLGFVFGPLADAGAPTGMIFGIQVLGNIIFISALVAALYYIGLIGFVVKLIGGAIEKVLGTSKVESFVAVANMFLGQTESPILVSKYLSGMTESEIMLVLISGMGSMSATVLGGYAGLGIPMQYLLIGGALVPLGSIIISKIILPEKVYEVEKVSSETIENENGTDTIAVVECATTTINSDEVTIDNKGNNSNIMEAISQGATDGMHMALGIGASLIAIIALVALVNGGLSIVGLSLEGILSYVFAPIGFFMGIPKESILTAGQLLGSKLALNEFVAFGELGQMLNTLDYRTGLMMAISLTGFANISSMGICISGISVFCPEKRGQLAELAFRGMIGGFCVSVLSALIVGAIVAL, from the coding sequence ATGGCAATAGTGTTAAATATAATAGGGATAGCTCTTTTATTAGGAGGATTATATTTAGTATCTCCAAATAAAAAAGATATCAATAAAAAGATGATATTAAAAGCTTTAGGAATTCAAGTAGTTTTAGCATTTCTATTATTAAAGTTTCCTTTAGGAAGAATAGGTATAGAAAAAATATCAGACGTTGTAACAAAAGTATTAAGTTATGGAGCACAAGGTCTTGGATTTGTATTTGGACCTTTAGCAGATGCAGGTGCACCAACAGGAATGATATTTGGTATTCAAGTTTTAGGTAATATAATATTTATATCTGCGCTTGTAGCAGCACTTTATTATATAGGTCTTATAGGTTTTGTTGTTAAGCTTATAGGAGGAGCAATAGAAAAAGTACTAGGAACAAGTAAGGTAGAAAGTTTCGTTGCAGTTGCAAATATGTTTTTAGGACAAACAGAGTCACCTATACTTGTAAGTAAATATTTATCTGGGATGACTGAAAGTGAAATAATGCTAGTTCTAATATCAGGAATGGGTAGTATGTCAGCTACTGTTCTTGGTGGATATGCAGGGCTTGGAATTCCAATGCAATACTTATTAATAGGAGGAGCTTTAGTTCCTTTAGGAAGTATAATAATATCTAAAATAATACTTCCAGAAAAAGTATATGAAGTTGAAAAAGTAAGTAGTGAAACAATAGAGAATGAAAATGGAACAGACACTATTGCTGTTGTAGAGTGTGCTACAACTACAATAAATAGTGATGAGGTAACTATAGATAACAAAGGAAATAATAGTAATATAATGGAAGCAATATCTCAAGGTGCTACTGATGGAATGCATATGGCACTTGGAATAGGAGCATCATTAATAGCTATAATAGCTTTAGTTGCACTAGTTAATGGGGGACTTTCAATAGTAGGGTTATCATTAGAAGGTATATTATCTTATGTATTTGCACCTATAGGATTTTTCATGGGAATACCAAAAGAAAGCATATTAACAGCAGGACAATTATTAGGAAGTAAATTAGCTTTAAATGAATTTGTTGCTTTTGGAGAACTAGGACAAATGCTAAATACTCTTGATTATAGAACAGGATTAATGATGGCGATATCTTTAACAGGTTTTGCAAATATATCTAGTATGGGAATTTGTATATCAGGTATATCAGTATTTTGTCCTGAAAAAAGAGGACAACTAGCAGAATTAGCATTTAGAGGTATGATAGGTGGATTCTGTGTAAGTGTTTTAAGTGCATTAATAGTTGGAGCAATCGTAGCTTTATAA